In Suttonella indologenes, one genomic interval encodes:
- a CDS encoding RNA recognition motif domain-containing protein, with product MTNIYVGNLSYRTDENELRELFAQYGEVSRASIVKDREHNNRSKGFGFVEMEDAQAAQKAIVELNDKEVGGRKLRVNEAQPREARPPRRAFAAE from the coding sequence ATGACCAATATTTATGTCGGTAATCTGTCTTACCGCACCGATGAAAATGAACTGCGCGAATTGTTTGCTCAATACGGCGAAGTCTCTCGTGCCAGTATTGTCAAAGACCGCGAACACAATAACCGTTCGAAAGGTTTCGGCTTTGTTGAAATGGAAGACGCACAAGCCGCGCAAAAAGCCATTGTCGAGCTCAATGACAAAGAAGTGGGCGGACGCAAATTGCGTGTCAATGAGGCGCAGCCGCGCGAAGCACGTCCGCCGCGTCGTGCTTTTGCCGCCGAATAA
- a CDS encoding MalY/PatB family protein → MIKALDRRGSDSKKWHKYAGTDILPLWIADTDFAVDDKILAAAQARLQHAVLGYPYNEDDYIGAFVEHCAVQYDWEIEAEWVVPIPGCVPGLNFCRGLSQLRGKQAAVIATPTYPPFFNQSKMMPEFRHHCVPARWENGQWSMDFAGMAEAAARPDSGLLILCHPHNPLSRVYREEELQEYARIAQAHDLIVCSDEIHCDLILNGSRHRPFAMLSEDALKRSVTLMAPSKTYNIAGMCASYAVIADADLRADFMRVSQGFADVNVLGRVMAQAAYREGEIWRQAQIAYLQRNAQEIERRIAALPPLSVAPLEATYLAFIDCRALPVENPQRYFEQYGLGFADGADYAASGFVRFNFGCSFELVQEALNRLETAVKAL, encoded by the coding sequence ATGATAAAAGCGCTGGACAGACGCGGCAGCGATTCTAAAAAATGGCATAAATACGCCGGCACGGACATTCTGCCGCTTTGGATTGCCGATACCGATTTTGCGGTCGATGACAAGATTCTTGCCGCCGCACAGGCGCGTTTGCAGCATGCGGTATTGGGCTATCCCTATAATGAAGACGATTATATCGGGGCTTTTGTCGAACATTGCGCCGTCCAATACGATTGGGAAATTGAGGCAGAATGGGTGGTACCGATTCCGGGCTGCGTGCCGGGTTTGAATTTCTGCCGCGGACTGTCGCAATTGCGCGGCAAGCAGGCGGCAGTTATCGCCACGCCGACTTATCCGCCTTTCTTCAATCAAAGCAAAATGATGCCGGAATTTCGCCATCATTGCGTGCCTGCCCGCTGGGAAAACGGACAATGGTCGATGGATTTTGCAGGCATGGCAGAAGCGGCGGCGCGCCCCGACAGCGGTTTGCTGATTCTGTGTCATCCGCATAATCCCTTAAGCCGCGTCTATCGCGAAGAAGAATTGCAGGAATATGCGCGCATTGCCCAAGCACATGATTTGATTGTCTGTTCCGATGAAATCCACTGCGATTTGATTTTAAACGGCAGTCGCCATCGTCCTTTTGCGATGTTAAGCGAAGATGCGCTTAAACGCAGTGTTACCCTGATGGCGCCCAGCAAAACTTACAATATTGCCGGTATGTGTGCTTCTTACGCCGTGATTGCCGATGCCGATTTGCGGGCGGATTTTATGCGCGTCTCTCAGGGCTTTGCCGATGTGAACGTCTTAGGGCGCGTGATGGCGCAGGCGGCATATCGCGAGGGCGAGATATGGCGGCAGGCGCAAATCGCCTATTTGCAGCGCAATGCGCAGGAAATCGAGCGCCGTATCGCCGCCTTGCCGCCGCTGTCCGTGGCGCCGCTCGAGGCGACCTATTTGGCATTTATCGACTGCCGCGCTTTGCCGGTGGAAAATCCGCAGCGCTATTTCGAGCAGTACGGTCTCGGTTTTGCCGACGGCGCAGACTATGCCGCATCGGGCTTTGTACGCTTTAATTTCGGCTGTTCTTTTGAATTGGTGCAAGAAGCCTTGAACCGTTTGGAAACGGCGGTCAAAGCCTTATGA
- a CDS encoding ABC transporter ATP-binding protein, protein MSLIQIEDFSLTYHNQHRPSLSHISLSIKKGESVLLTGHSACGKSSLLRALSGIVPHIYPAQLSGKLKIAEHIPAQTPIHQLGRKIGMIYQNPRMQFFCRNVREELAFARENAGENPQEILLDIEYVSQALAIDTLLERNLWTLSSGERQRVAIAAALVDKAPILLFDEPSANLDTESIAQLRDLLPSLSERGITMLIAEHRCHFFKDRVHRVITMKQGKIINNQKAKDYWQETPTKTLLSHKPSSPLKPHLAYHAPNQAPFACEKGSISAIIGQNGSGKTTLLRTLAGLNKTAYPIMLNGKAVKAKQLMQRSFLVMQDIPRQLFAAKVCEEITLPQRKLNQQDKERLEHYLKVFSIAHQAEQHPQALSAGEQQRVLLAAALYAQRDICLLDEPTSGLDACSAEQLCTELRKLADKGNMVIVATHDPSLIAYADHIYRLNKHQHD, encoded by the coding sequence ATGTCATTGATACAGATTGAAGACTTCAGCCTCACTTATCACAATCAACATCGCCCTAGCCTATCTCACATCAGCCTCAGCATTAAGAAAGGCGAAAGTGTGCTACTCACAGGCCACAGCGCCTGTGGCAAAAGCAGCCTGCTACGCGCCTTAAGCGGCATCGTGCCTCATATCTATCCTGCCCAATTAAGCGGCAAACTTAAGATTGCAGAACATATTCCTGCACAAACGCCAATCCATCAACTGGGGCGGAAAATTGGCATGATTTATCAAAACCCACGCATGCAATTTTTTTGTCGCAATGTGCGCGAAGAACTGGCATTTGCACGAGAAAACGCAGGTGAAAATCCACAAGAAATTCTGCTCGATATTGAATACGTTAGCCAAGCCTTAGCTATCGACACTCTACTTGAACGCAACCTTTGGACACTCTCTAGCGGCGAACGACAGCGTGTCGCCATTGCAGCGGCACTCGTGGATAAAGCCCCAATCCTACTGTTTGACGAACCTAGCGCAAATTTAGACACCGAAAGCATCGCACAGCTGCGCGACTTGCTTCCAAGTTTGAGCGAACGCGGCATCACCATGCTCATTGCCGAACACCGCTGCCATTTTTTCAAAGACAGGGTTCATCGCGTCATCACCATGAAACAAGGAAAAATCATCAACAATCAAAAAGCAAAAGACTATTGGCAAGAAACGCCAACTAAAACTCTTTTAAGCCACAAGCCCTCATCACCGCTTAAGCCCCACCTTGCTTATCATGCGCCCAATCAAGCCCCATTTGCTTGTGAAAAGGGCAGCATTAGCGCAATCATAGGTCAAAATGGCAGCGGCAAAACCACGCTATTACGCACACTCGCAGGACTCAACAAAACCGCCTACCCCATTATGCTCAATGGCAAAGCGGTAAAAGCCAAACAGCTCATGCAACGCAGCTTTCTTGTCATGCAAGACATACCGCGCCAACTCTTTGCCGCTAAAGTCTGCGAAGAAATCACCCTGCCGCAGCGCAAACTCAATCAGCAAGATAAAGAACGCCTTGAACACTATCTCAAGGTTTTTTCTATCGCGCATCAAGCTGAGCAGCACCCACAAGCCCTATCAGCTGGCGAGCAACAACGCGTTTTGCTTGCCGCTGCACTCTATGCACAACGAGACATTTGCTTACTGGACGAACCCACATCAGGGCTAGATGCTTGTAGCGCCGAGCAACTCTGCACAGAACTCAGAAAACTGGCAGATAAAGGCAATATGGTCATTGTCGCCACCCACGACCCTAGCCTGATCGCCTATGCCGACCACATCTACCGCTTGAACAAGCATCAGCATGATTGA
- the ubiB gene encoding ubiquinone biosynthesis regulatory protein kinase UbiB, with the protein MMLRSIKRLYDIFNVVIFYGLDEYLPKSGLLRWVRYGAYLHPAHYRRNQEGLSRGARLRLSLQELGPIFVKLGQTLSTRPDLIPADIAAELNLLQDRVPPFAGSEARAMVEEALGQPIAAVFSQFDDEALASASVAQVHGAVLNSGEQVVVKVLRPNVEKQVANDIGLMYALARVAEKSREARRLRPLQVVREFENTMANELDLMNEAASVSQVKANFAGSPILHVPQVYWPYCRQKVMVQERVFYLNISDMAAMEAAGVNKKVLAERGVEIFFTQVFRDSFFHADMHPGNIFVDIEDPENPRYCAIDFGIMGSLTPEDQHYLAENFLAFFNRDYRRVAELHVESGWVPAHTRVTDFEAAIRKVSEPIFGKPIKDISFGAFLFSLFQTARRFDMHIQPQLVLLQKTFFNVEGLGRRLYPDLDLWTTAKPVLEDWMKKQIGPRAALKRLRTQAHEYMDILPKMPVLTYRLMQQQLSNEHQAAERERKQAAQSRQLSAAILLLGSAALWITAQPQGGQLAAVVALAALGVYCLFGRKS; encoded by the coding sequence CTGATGCTGCGCTCAATCAAACGTTTATACGATATTTTCAATGTCGTGATTTTCTACGGCTTGGACGAGTATTTGCCGAAATCGGGACTCTTGCGCTGGGTGCGTTACGGTGCTTATCTGCATCCCGCCCATTATCGGCGCAATCAGGAGGGTTTGAGCCGCGGTGCGCGGCTGCGCCTGAGTTTGCAGGAATTAGGTCCGATTTTCGTCAAATTGGGGCAGACCTTATCCACGCGCCCCGATTTAATCCCCGCCGATATTGCCGCCGAGCTGAATTTGCTGCAAGACCGCGTGCCGCCTTTTGCCGGCAGCGAGGCAAGAGCGATGGTCGAAGAGGCCTTGGGACAGCCGATTGCGGCGGTATTCTCGCAATTCGACGATGAGGCTTTGGCTTCAGCATCGGTGGCGCAGGTGCACGGTGCGGTGCTGAACAGCGGCGAACAGGTGGTGGTGAAAGTACTGCGTCCGAATGTGGAAAAACAAGTGGCGAACGACATCGGCTTGATGTACGCCTTGGCGCGCGTGGCGGAGAAAAGCCGCGAAGCGCGGCGTTTGCGTCCGCTGCAAGTGGTACGCGAATTTGAAAACACGATGGCAAATGAGCTGGATTTGATGAACGAGGCGGCAAGTGTCAGCCAAGTGAAAGCCAATTTTGCTGGTTCGCCGATTTTGCATGTGCCGCAGGTGTATTGGCCTTATTGCCGGCAGAAAGTTATGGTGCAGGAGCGGGTGTTCTATCTCAATATCTCGGATATGGCGGCGATGGAAGCGGCGGGAGTCAATAAAAAAGTCTTGGCGGAACGCGGCGTGGAAATCTTTTTCACGCAGGTTTTCCGCGACAGCTTTTTCCATGCCGATATGCACCCCGGCAATATTTTTGTCGATATCGAAGACCCTGAAAATCCGAGATATTGCGCGATTGATTTCGGCATCATGGGTTCCTTAACGCCTGAAGACCAGCATTATTTGGCGGAGAATTTCCTCGCCTTTTTCAATCGCGATTATCGCCGCGTGGCGGAATTGCATGTGGAATCGGGCTGGGTACCGGCGCATACTCGGGTAACGGATTTCGAGGCGGCGATTCGCAAAGTCTCCGAGCCGATTTTTGGCAAACCGATTAAAGATATTTCTTTCGGCGCTTTCCTGTTCAGTCTGTTCCAAACTGCGCGCCGCTTCGATATGCACATTCAGCCGCAATTGGTGCTGCTGCAAAAAACCTTCTTTAATGTCGAAGGCTTGGGGCGGCGGCTGTATCCCGATTTGGATTTGTGGACGACTGCCAAGCCGGTGCTGGAAGATTGGATGAAAAAACAAATCGGGCCGCGGGCGGCATTGAAACGCTTAAGAACGCAGGCGCATGAATATATGGATATTTTGCCTAAAATGCCGGTGCTGACCTACCGTCTGATGCAGCAGCAATTGTCGAACGAGCATCAGGCGGCGGAGCGCGAACGCAAGCAAGCGGCGCAGAGCCGTCAGCTCAGCGCTGCGATTTTGCTGCTCGGCAGCGCGGCATTGTGGATTACGGCGCAGCCGCAGGGCGGACAATTGGCAGCCGTCGTCGCTTTGGCTGCGTTGGGCGTGTATTGTTTATTCGGGAGGAAATCATGA
- a CDS encoding ABC transporter ATP-binding protein, translated as MTAAIEIRNLHKIYPNGFHAVKGLNLRVEAGDFYSLLGPNGAGKSTTIGMLTSLVRKSSGSIKIFGIDIDEDFLAAKRCIGLVPQEFNFNVFETPLNIVRNQAGFYNLPYRQATERAHFYLDKLGLYNKKNEQTRALSGGMKRRLMIARAMAHEPKLLILDEPTAGVDLEIRHSMWQFLQEMNAAGTTIILTTHYLEEAEHLCRHVGIINHGEIVYQNNMKDLLKELDEEVFVADIAAPPAHVPQLSEAALRIIDDSCVEIIVPRGISGGLNKIFAELSAQGITVLSLRNKTNRLEELFLRQVRESV; from the coding sequence ATGACGGCGGCAATTGAAATCCGCAATTTGCATAAAATCTATCCGAACGGATTTCATGCGGTTAAGGGATTGAATTTGCGCGTGGAAGCAGGGGATTTCTATTCCCTGCTGGGTCCGAATGGGGCGGGGAAATCCACTACCATCGGCATGCTGACCTCTTTGGTGCGCAAAAGTTCGGGCAGCATTAAGATTTTCGGCATCGATATCGATGAGGATTTTTTAGCCGCCAAACGCTGCATCGGCTTGGTGCCGCAGGAATTTAATTTCAACGTTTTTGAAACTCCGCTCAATATCGTGCGCAATCAAGCGGGTTTTTATAATCTTCCTTACCGTCAAGCCACTGAACGCGCGCATTTTTATTTGGATAAGTTGGGACTGTACAATAAAAAAAACGAGCAGACGCGTGCCTTATCCGGCGGCATGAAGCGCCGCTTGATGATTGCCCGCGCCATGGCACATGAGCCGAAATTATTGATTTTAGACGAGCCGACCGCCGGTGTGGATTTGGAAATCCGTCATAGCATGTGGCAGTTTCTGCAGGAAATGAATGCCGCCGGCACGACGATTATTTTAACCACGCATTATCTGGAAGAAGCCGAGCATTTGTGCCGCCATGTGGGCATCATCAATCACGGCGAAATCGTTTATCAGAATAATATGAAAGACTTGCTCAAAGAATTGGACGAGGAAGTTTTTGTGGCGGATATTGCCGCGCCGCCGGCGCATGTGCCGCAATTATCCGAAGCGGCGTTGCGGATAATTGATGATAGTTGTGTAGAAATTATCGTGCCGCGTGGAATTTCCGGCGGTTTGAATAAAATATTTGCGGAATTAAGCGCTCAAGGCATAACTGTGCTATCCTTGCGCAATAAAACGAACCGTCTGGAAGAATTGTTTTTGCGGCAGGTGCGTGAAAGTGTTTAA
- a CDS encoding energy-coupling factor transporter transmembrane component T produces the protein MPKRAIRSPFDVRSHLFALISINLAVLSNDNPTFLFVIFGQIIILFLLCRAWKEAVNVSICAIILALLYRLLSFLPSGNWHSALYTSLRLSAPFLCASCMGYYFIKVSPANLLLAGLHCLHCPRALTTALAVMLRLLPTLSDNARAIREAMRIRGLSFRQAIFQPLNMLEYFLIPLISATIVSGEALTAAALSRGLGSPHRPTSIYPLTFTWKDWLLCLSCCLLILLNRI, from the coding sequence ATGCCTAAACGCGCTATCCGCTCACCATTTGATGTGCGCAGTCATTTATTTGCGCTTATCAGCATCAATCTTGCAGTGCTATCCAATGACAACCCCACATTTCTCTTTGTGATTTTTGGGCAAATCATTATCTTATTCTTACTCTGTCGCGCTTGGAAAGAAGCGGTAAATGTAAGCATCTGCGCCATCATCTTAGCCCTGCTATACCGCTTACTCAGCTTTCTTCCTAGCGGCAACTGGCATAGCGCACTTTACACCAGCCTACGCCTTAGCGCCCCTTTTCTCTGCGCCAGCTGCATGGGCTACTACTTCATCAAAGTCAGCCCCGCCAATTTACTACTTGCAGGGCTACACTGCTTACATTGCCCACGCGCCCTCACCACCGCTCTTGCGGTGATGCTTCGCCTCCTACCCACACTCAGCGACAATGCACGCGCCATTAGAGAAGCCATGCGCATACGCGGTCTCAGCTTTAGACAGGCTATCTTTCAACCGCTCAATATGTTGGAATATTTTCTAATCCCGCTGATTAGTGCCACCATTGTTTCAGGCGAAGCGCTCACCGCTGCGGCACTCAGTCGCGGACTGGGCAGCCCACATCGTCCAACCAGCATTTATCCTTTGACATTCACATGGAAAGACTGGCTACTTTGTCTAAGCTGCTGCCTACTCATCTTACTAAATAGAATATAA
- a CDS encoding 4'-phosphopantetheinyl transferase family protein, translating to MKSIGADSPHSGYYSQRIEKVLRRWLALPYYLYCLRLAALYYFFTSPTIERHCLTTEWQAAQSYYRLEDKQRFLTARLLCREIAAPHINHPAQHLSIHKNKQGAPFLTLNAYQHQPLLPNISISHSGDYVAIALAWHIALGIDLEYETHCDFAQFNEIALQPHEYCKLTAYSRAQFWTAKEAASKAWGTGLQINPLAIQVCPLSEHRFTAYTASYPIAFGRWLQTNTATIALALVMLEEQQNISAQEWHFY from the coding sequence TTGAAGTCTATTGGAGCAGACTCGCCCCACTCAGGCTATTATAGTCAAAGAATTGAAAAAGTATTACGTCGTTGGCTCGCCTTGCCGTACTATCTGTATTGTCTGCGGCTCGCCGCCTTGTACTACTTTTTCACTTCTCCGACTATAGAACGACATTGCCTAACAACAGAATGGCAAGCGGCACAATCTTACTACCGCTTAGAAGATAAACAGCGTTTTTTAACAGCACGACTCCTCTGCCGAGAAATTGCCGCACCTCATATTAATCACCCAGCGCAACATTTATCTATACACAAAAACAAACAAGGTGCGCCTTTTTTAACCTTGAACGCCTATCAGCATCAGCCTTTATTGCCTAATATCAGCATCAGCCATAGCGGTGATTATGTTGCCATTGCACTGGCTTGGCATATCGCGCTAGGAATTGATTTAGAATATGAAACACACTGTGATTTTGCCCAATTTAATGAAATTGCCCTACAACCGCATGAATACTGCAAGCTAACAGCATATTCACGCGCACAATTCTGGACAGCAAAAGAAGCGGCAAGCAAAGCATGGGGAACAGGATTGCAGATTAATCCATTGGCTATCCAAGTCTGCCCATTATCTGAGCATCGCTTCACCGCTTATACAGCATCTTATCCAATCGCCTTTGGACGATGGCTACAAACAAACACCGCTACTATTGCTTTAGCGCTCGTCATGCTGGAAGAACAGCAAAACATCAGTGCTCAAGAATGGCATTTTTACTAA